The sequence ATTCGGGCAACTCCTGACGGACCTACCTGTCACACAGGGGCAGACACATGCTTTAATGAGGAAAATAAGCAGAAGGGCTTATTTCTGAATCACCTTCAATCCATTATCAGGCAGCGTAAAGGAACATCACCTGAAGAATCCTACACTGCCAAGCTGTTTTCCAGAGGAATTAATAAAATAGCTCAGAAAGTAGGAGAGGAGGCTGTAGAGATTGTAATTGAGGCGAAGGATGATAATCTGGATCTGTTTAAAAATGAGGCTGCTGATTTGCTATTTCATTTTCTGGTATTGCTTGAGGCTAAAAACGTAGATTTGGATGAAGTAGTAGATGTATTGCAGCAAAGACATGCTGCTAAGAAATAAAAGCCTATTTTATGCATTTTTAAAAAAGGCCTTTATGCTTGTAAAGCATGAAGGCCTTTTTTGTTTGAAGTGTAGACTTTTATCGTGATAGATATTTCTGAACCTGAGACTTAAAATAGGATGTATATCGGAGTGCATCTGCACTATTGAAATGTAATCCAT is a genomic window of Xanthocytophaga agilis containing:
- the hisIE gene encoding bifunctional phosphoribosyl-AMP cyclohydrolase/phosphoribosyl-ATP diphosphatase HisIE — translated: MTINFDKQNGLVPVVVQDSVTQKVLMLGYMNQEAYEKTVQEKIITFFSRSKNRLWTKGETSGHFLHVNEIKIDCDQDTILIRATPDGPTCHTGADTCFNEENKQKGLFLNHLQSIIRQRKGTSPEESYTAKLFSRGINKIAQKVGEEAVEIVIEAKDDNLDLFKNEAADLLFHFLVLLEAKNVDLDEVVDVLQQRHAAKK